In a genomic window of Hippoglossus stenolepis isolate QCI-W04-F060 chromosome 17, HSTE1.2, whole genome shotgun sequence:
- the cibar1 gene encoding CBY1-interacting BAR domain-containing protein 1 isoform X1: protein MSRTPDARARDNQTKQIQENITNVEKHFGEMCQLFAGYVRKTARLRDKADLLVREISLYADTETPNLKRGMKQYADHLAKIQDYRQAEVERLEAKVIEPLKSYGAVVKRKREDLKTTQSAREREAKQMAQLERTRQRNPSDRQIISQAESELQRATMDATRTTRQLEETIDEFEKQKIRDIKKVFGEFMTVEMSFHAKALEVYTLAYQSIQSVDEEEDLEVFRNSLHPPDYQSRLDIVRANSKTSLDQTGSFLSTSGTLQQQRASIRQTRGEGEEEEEDNDEDEDESDEDEEDSEDED from the exons ATGAGTCGGACTCCGGACGCGAGAGCGAG GGACAACCAGACAAAACAGAtccaggagaacatcaccaATGTGGAGAAACACTTTGGAGAGATGTGCCAGCTGTTTGCCGGTTACGTGCGTAAGACAGCCAGGCTACGGGACAAGGCCGACCTTCTGGTTCGGGAAATCAGCCTGTACGCAGACACTGAAACCCCAAATCTGAAGAGGGGTATGAAGCAGTACGCTGACCACCTGGCCAAGATCCAAGACTACCGCCAAGCTGAG GTGGAAAGACTTGAAGCCAAAGTCATAGAGCCACTGAAGAGTTATGGAGCTGTTGTGAAACGCAAAAGG GAGGATCTGAAGACGACTCAAagtgccagagagagagaagccaaaCAGATGGCTCAGCTCGAGAGGACCAGACAGAGGAACCcctcagacagacagatcaTT TCTCAG GCTGAAAGTGAGCTCCAGAGAGCCACCATGGACGCCACGCGGACAACcaggcagctggaggagacCATAGATGAGTTTGAGAAGCAGAAGATCCGGGACATCAAG AAAGTATTCGGTGAGTTTATGACAGTGGAGATGTCGTTCCATGCCAAGGCCTTGGAGGTCTACACCTTGGCCTACCAGAGCATTCAGAGcgtggatgaggaggaggacctgGAG GTGTTCAGGAACTCACTGCACCCCCCTGACTACCAGTCACGCTTAGACATAGTGCGAGCAAATTCCAAAACGTCCCTCGATCAGACCGGCTCCTTCCTGAGCACATCAGGAACCTTACAG CAACAAAGAGCTTCCATTCGGCAAACAAGAGgtgagggtgaggaagaggaagaggacaacGACGAGGACGAAGACGAGTCTGACGAGGACGAAGAGGACTCAGAGGATGAGGATTAA
- the cibar1 gene encoding CBY1-interacting BAR domain-containing protein 1 isoform X2 — protein sequence MSRTPDARARDNQTKQIQENITNVEKHFGEMCQLFAGYVRKTARLRDKADLLVREISLYADTETPNLKRGMKQYADHLAKIQDYRQAEVERLEAKVIEPLKSYGAVVKRKREDLKTTQSAREREAKQMAQLERTRQRNPSDRQIISQAESELQRATMDATRTTRQLEETIDEFEKQKIRDIKKVFGEFMTVEMSFHAKALEVYTLAYQSIQSVDEEEDLEQQRASIRQTRGEGEEEEEDNDEDEDESDEDEEDSEDED from the exons ATGAGTCGGACTCCGGACGCGAGAGCGAG GGACAACCAGACAAAACAGAtccaggagaacatcaccaATGTGGAGAAACACTTTGGAGAGATGTGCCAGCTGTTTGCCGGTTACGTGCGTAAGACAGCCAGGCTACGGGACAAGGCCGACCTTCTGGTTCGGGAAATCAGCCTGTACGCAGACACTGAAACCCCAAATCTGAAGAGGGGTATGAAGCAGTACGCTGACCACCTGGCCAAGATCCAAGACTACCGCCAAGCTGAG GTGGAAAGACTTGAAGCCAAAGTCATAGAGCCACTGAAGAGTTATGGAGCTGTTGTGAAACGCAAAAGG GAGGATCTGAAGACGACTCAAagtgccagagagagagaagccaaaCAGATGGCTCAGCTCGAGAGGACCAGACAGAGGAACCcctcagacagacagatcaTT TCTCAG GCTGAAAGTGAGCTCCAGAGAGCCACCATGGACGCCACGCGGACAACcaggcagctggaggagacCATAGATGAGTTTGAGAAGCAGAAGATCCGGGACATCAAG AAAGTATTCGGTGAGTTTATGACAGTGGAGATGTCGTTCCATGCCAAGGCCTTGGAGGTCTACACCTTGGCCTACCAGAGCATTCAGAGcgtggatgaggaggaggacctgGAG CAACAAAGAGCTTCCATTCGGCAAACAAGAGgtgagggtgaggaagaggaagaggacaacGACGAGGACGAAGACGAGTCTGACGAGGACGAAGAGGACTCAGAGGATGAGGATTAA